In Anopheles arabiensis isolate DONGOLA chromosome 2, AaraD3, whole genome shotgun sequence, the genomic window AGAGAATTTTCTTTCGATGATTCACAGCTCCCCGCGTGTAGCTTTTCTTTCCTGGTTGTATCGCACACGTACATAACATACAGCGCTAACAGCGCAAACGTAAgatcaatttaattttgttgaatttatttcataaatacccttattaaaaataactaaaataataaattgccTTAGCTGCAATTATAagtgaagacaaaaaaaaaacttgaacgACGGGATTTCGCATTCTTATGGTTTTCTTTTAAACGTAGTATTCACAAGTTTTCTTCGTTTTAATCATTGTAACAGTAACGAGGAAGGATGTAGTAATGAACATGAATGATAGGGAGCTTCTTCTCGGGTGCCATGACACagtgatgacgatgatgatggtcaaCAGAACACGCGGGGAGCGTCGTTGTTGGTGGCAGGTGTGGGACGCGAAACAAAAGGAGAACCGTTGGATGAGTACACGCGCACGAGAGCTGTTATGTTTGGTTCCGGTGCAGCATACCCAAAAATGGATACTAATGTAGTAGAGCGTGCGTGTGCGGGAGAGAAGGGTGAGAGTGAACCGGAAGCCTAGCCGGGCGGTAGTTTTAGTTGTTAAGTGTTGTCCGAAATGCTGTGAGGTACGGGGTGGTGCCTCCCAATTGTCCGCCATTGCCCGTTGCATCGATGCATTTCCATATCCACGTCCTTTCCCGCGCCCTTAAtatcaccaccagcaaaccGGGCTGCACCCGTCCGCTGACACCGTTGGCAGTACTGCGCCTCGCTCAGTCTCCCCCGTTTTAGCTTTCCATTTATCATGCTTTCCGTAGCACGAGCTCACTATCTTCAATCTCACTGTTTCTTTTCTCCTTAtaatatgcatttttaaatttgttaataATTTGTTCACCTACTTTGCGTACATACAATTCAGTCAATCCATCTGGCGTATCCGCGTGCAACCatttcttgattaatgaaaactACGTtctgaaaaaaaggaaaaaggaaagggGAGAAAAATCGTTACAATGGTTAGAGCTTGCGCTAGTTGCAgtgagatagagaaagaaatacataataaatacaacaaaataaaaaaaaacaacagcatccaaatacaaaaatattaaatcatttcaaaatCATTTAAGAAAATCAATTCGAAAATTCAAATTCGTCAATGAAACCCAAcgataaaaatgtgttttttttttaaacacacacacaaacaccaaacaattatttaaaaacattcgAATCTGCTGCATCAGTGTGCCACGAACACAGCCGCACttggagaggaaaaaaaaacaaaacacaaaatagtTCATTATCAAACGCGTTATCGCTTAGTTTCCGCAACAACGCCGACGACGACACAAAGACCCACCGGTTCCCACCTCCCGTTCAAAGCCGAAGAAGTGGTCGGCAAGATAAGGGCGCCAATCTAACCGCAGCTATAAACATCTACTGCTGAACTAAATTTTGATAAGCTACAGTAGAAGggaaattgtttcaatttaaaggttaaaaagaagaaaacatggACGCTTTCATAATTTACACATCATTAGCAGTACATTTGCATGGAGCGCGAACgaatttaaaatcaatcagatggttggtttgttttgtgacGCAAAATAAAAGGACAACGAAAACAACACTAATCGCTGCAAGTGGCTTAACTGTACGGTCCAATACTTACATCTTTTGCTATTGAAGAGAATAGATAAATTTCCGGAATACCCTCGGCAGTATATCCCGCTACTTGTGCTTGCATGATAGCATTGCTTGTTAACCTACGGAACAGCTCGGTGGCTTCCTCCGACCAGGTGTTTTGGCTTTCATCTGAAAAGAAACGGCGAATAGTAGGGTAGTGGTTAGTAgtagcaagcagcagcaatgtaGCCACACGGCCTGTTTTGGAACATTTCGTCCGGCTGCCCAAAACGACTTACCAATCGGCTGAATGTTGGATAGCACACACTCTATCGATTGGAACGGTACGGAGATGAAATCTGTTCTGATTTGACGAAGGTTCTGTGGGGGCAGCATCGAGTAGCCACCGTAGTCCAGGTATTTCACTAAAACCAAATTGCTTTCCGTGACGTTCTGTACGACTTGCGCCCGGTACCAGCTGCCCGCGACGAACGCGACGCAGACCGCATTCGGCACGATCTCGGGCAGGGCGGGGGCCTCGCTCTGGGTGTAGCTTTGATTCAGTGAGTTCTGCATGCTGTTCAGGGTCAGGTGGGTGGGGTGCAGCGGCTGGTGCACGAACAGGTGGCCCACGTTGATGATGCAGCTAACGGCGACGTCATTGTTGATTCCCTCCACCAGCGGCAGCTGAAATGGTACGAAGCGGAAGAAATGGAACGGGAAGGATGAAGCAACAGGTCATACCGGTGGCAGCGGGTGGCACCACCTGCTGCCCAAAAGCGAGCGATAACAGGGCAGCGAATCGAATCGCAATCGCAAACACTTACGCTCGAACACGTGTCATTCATCAGCGACAGCGGTATGACCGTTTCGACGCGGCTAATCTCAATCCGCTGCAGGGTCAGGCCGGGAAACCGTTTCTGCGGGAACTTCTTGCGAATCACCGCTAGCGCGTCCTGAATTTCCTGCTGCGAGCCTTCGAGCGTGCAGATcttgctgttgtgtgtgtccggGTTGCGCTTGATGATGACGTTAGCGCCGGTTTTCTGCTTGATCTGCTTCACGAACGTGCCCTGCTTGCCGAGCATGCCGGCCACCAGGAACGCGGGCACCAGGAACTCGTACGTCGTGACGGACGGGCCGACCGAGTGGGGCGGGCTCGAACCCTTGCCCGAATCCTCGGAGCGCACGCTGCAGATGCTGAGCGGCGGGCTGCCCGTCTGTTCGTTCCGCTCATCGAACGATTCCGGCTTGGGGTCAAATACGTCATCGATCGTTGCGGCGTCCGGCTCCGGCACGCAGTTTCCGTTCAACCGATCGCTCTCCGTAGCAGCGGCGTATGGCTTTGGCTGGGGTGATTGTTTCTTGGGTGAGCGGGGCGAGACCGGCGTGGCGATGTTAGCGTTCCCGTTCTCGTCCGGCACCCGGAAGTGGCCGCTCTGCAGCGATGCCGCCTTGGTCGGCCGGATCACGACCGGCTCCTTGGTCGGTTCCATCATTTGGTTGAACTTGCGCAGATTCTGCGGGTAGCGCGACACGACCGAGCCGGGCAAATCGATCGACGGGCTGAAGCTCAGCTCCTCGTTGTCGTGCTCGAGCAGGTGCGACCGGCCCAACAGGTCGTCCTTGGACGGGCTCTTGTTCGGCACGATGTCTATCGGGGCCGAGCGCGACGACCCGGCCGACGAATGACCCGAGCCCGAACAGTTATCCCAGTTTTCCGCACCATTACCACCGCCGCCCGCCTGTTGCTGTATCGGCAGCGACGAGCTCTGTCGCATGTCCGGCTCATGCTCTGCCAGCGTGCTGCTGACACCGCGCGACAAGATCGTACTTTCACattctttgcttttttctccGCCCCGATCGCCTGCGTCCGGCTTAAACTTGCGGCGGTACCAAACCAGCCCCACAATTATAGCGAGACTTGGCAGCGACAGTAGCAACAGTGGACGACCGGCAATCATTCTGAACTGAGGGGATGGGGGGCTGCTTTTGCAATGCGGCACTGAAATGATGCGGAATTTCAAAAGCTCTATACATATACATGTGGTTCGCCGCGCCGTAGCTCGCGCAACCCGGCGAAATGGGAAAAATCTCGCGAAATACCGGCGGCCCCCGCCGGATAATAGGCCACGGCCAACACTCACCTTAGCGCTCAGCGTTAGAAACTGTATTTGGGTGAAAATTTGAAGAATTTCCTATTTTATTCACACTTTAGTCTGGCGACCAACGCACACGTGTATTGAGTTTTATGTTGGCTAATACAAACATGGCGATCTCGAACACCGGCTGCCCGTTCTCTTTGCGAAGATTGCTGCCGCATGCATTTTTCTACCTGCCAAAACCGACTGACACATTGGCGTCTGTTTACGTGCCCTAGTTCGAGCGTTCTTTTTACTCGGGAGGAAACGGGAGGGCCCGCTAACCCGTGGCTATAAACGGTGGCCTCAGGCCAAAACCGGTTTTTGCCCAGCGGGATTTGTGCTCAGCAATTGCTGGCTGCTTTGCTGTGCTAAAGTTTTAGTACAAATTTCTATCCTTCCTGTTCCTGTGAATTGATTGTCCTTGGAagtgtttgttgatttttctatGCTCAGTTCGTAAAGAAAAGGAAGTCAGGAGGTGATTTTAAACGTACTGTGAATGTTGGATTTGTGCTGCAGTCGGTTTTGTTTAGCGATTAGCCACCGAACGAACGTTCCAGATGGTTTTCGTTCTTGAATTCAATGCAGATTGGTCTGTTTGGAAAAGTAATTCATTTTTCCAAACTATAGGGACGCAAGAAACAACATAAGCAGATTTAATCTTATTTAAGCGTAGAAAAAGTAGCATtaactttaaacaaaatctatccAACTGCGAAATTGAATGATAAAAGTGTTGATTTCTGCGGGCAAGGTTAGGTCATGTAGACCATATGCTCAAAACAATTGTTcttcacaaataaaaaaaaaaacgtcgtGAATAATTTCGTAACTTCAAGATGTTCGTTTTGCATCCATCGAGAAACCCTAAAGAGCGGCCTTATCAGCAATGAAGTTGAAATTTCTCCCTGGAACCACCAGAAAACTGCTGAACGGATCATTCAGCAAATCCAACATGGCGGCCCGCAGACAAAAAGGCCGCCCGGTCCATGACGCAGCCTCTCGCACGCGCTAGCTCGCGTTTCTCCCCATTGGCCCAAACGTCATGTTGTGGAGAAAACTGCAATTCTGTCattttgataataataaatgaacgATTGAGAAAGCTAAGCCAGTGCGAAACGACCAGGCAGTGGGAAGCAGAATACTAAACGCAGCGGCTCGaacgaaaatacaaaaacaccgTGTCGCGTAATGGCTGGTCTGGTACAGGACTGCTTCTCCATCGGCAGCACGGTGGAGTGTACGACCTGCTACAATGCCAACATCGAGGGCGAGGTGTTGGCGTTCGACCAGCAAACGAAAATGCTCATACTAAGTATCCTTTTCCAAAGTGGCGTGAAAGTAAACCCCCATTCCGCAAATGGCGCTGGATGGGGCAGAAagcaacacagcagcagcagcagcagcacatcgcATCATGCCCGCCAGCATCAtccggtgctggtggtgttgttggtcGAGTTTTGATGCCTGCAACTCGGTGTGATCGAATCTCGAATGGATTGCGTGTGATTacgatttattttgtttatgttcCCAAGGTTTGCTGGCCCCTGTAAGCccctgctactactgctgctgccgtgggCCAGTGAGGCGATGGTTCCGGTGTTATGTTTTTCGCGCTCTCCCGCAACGGGTTTTCCTTAACTAGCTTTCTCTCCCCCCTACCCCCGCCAACTCTTTCTCTCCCCATCAACAGAATGTCCGTCGGCAAGTAAATCAGCAAAACTGAACGACGTCTACATCGTCAATCTGGCAATGTGCAGCGATGTGCAGGTGAAAAAGGAAGTCTGCATAGTTCCGGAGCAGCCACTATCGCTAAACCTCGAGCGCGTAAGTATGACCGGCACTGTGGACCGCCCTACAATCAATGTCCAGAGCCGTTACCAGGCTGCTTGCTTCCCCCCGTGGAAAACGGGAGCCACCACTTGCAACCCTTCATTGCAATGCAAACCGCACCCCGCAAACACTTGCCTGCGGTGCCTTTGTCGCGCGTTTTTTCGTTCTTCTCCATCTCTTTCTCGGTGCACGTTTGCTAAAGTTCCGTATCGCTTCCCTGTTTCGCTTTCAGTTGAGCACCCGCGCCAGGAATCAGGTGGAACAGAAACGGCTTCAGATATCCGCGCTTTCCGCCGGTGTCAGTCCCGAGGGTCAGAACCTTTACATGGCTATTGCACGCACGATCAAACAGGTAAGAGGGCGAGCAAATATTACTCTTTGCATGAAATTGGTAAGTTCGCACTCAAAACTGGCAAGAGAGCGACAAAGCTTCTTCACGTTCTTGCTGCGAACACTGTGCCATCGGACGGATAGCCGCTAAGCTAGGTTTCTACTAATTAACAACATATTTGCATTAAGAGTGGCCTCCTTCTGAAACTGTTGTGTCTGTTTTGTCCTTTTCGGTTTTGTAGGTCACCTGGTCCGGTCCAAACATTGTGGTGTGCAAAGACGTAACGATAACACCTCCATACAAAGTAGACAACGTGAACAGTTCCGACCAACGGCAGCTGAGCTACGTGAAGAAAATCGTAAGTGTTTCCTCCTCCACACCCTCCAGCCCTCCACACAGTTCTTAGTTCTCACGCCACTCATTTaaccttccctccccccccgttACAGGTGGAAAAGCACGAAAACGATCAAGCCAACATAAATCAAAGCACATCGGCAGCGGACATAGCTGCCAACTGATTCTCTCCACGCGCCGGATGGAGCGAGAGACACCGTGGGTACGACGGCGGACGTCGCGACGGGCGTGAATGGTGATGATCGGACCCCACCGAACAGCCCCGAGGAGAGAGTTTGTACCGCGTGTGCTgaatgtgggtgtgtgtgtttcgtttcttctttttgtttgtggcgCGGTACCAACTACCACACTCTCCCCACGGGGAACGGTGTGCTCCGGTCCAGTGTGTTTGCGGTGATGATGGGGATGGGTGCGGTTGTGGCGAAGGGGGTTTTGGACGGCTAGGCTGATGGCTGGATTTGGTTAGGCGGTTAGAGAAGAATAGAATGAGTAAAAtcacacgaaaacaacaaaaaaaggtaatttttccTATGCAATTTACGATACGATAGAGTCTTTACGGGCATTTCCCGGAAGCCTATCGGTTCTCAGCTCCGAAAAACGCGTCGCCCTGGAAACGAATAACGGTAaagcatcaaacacacacacacttccttggaatggttttgtatttgtttatttcttatcCTTAATCCTCTTAGCGTCTGCCGCGTCGCGtcgtaataataaataatacactTGCTCTTCATAAATACTTATAAAAAACTGCTTGCCTTGCACGCACCGCAGCTAATGACTATTTACATCCGCTGTGAATGCATCGTAATGGGTGTAATCCCCCTGTGCTTTTGCGATTTATGGGCTGCTGACAATACCCAAAGCTTAAAAACAACGCAAATTTGGAAGTTAACATAACATTAACCTGGTAAAAAGCATTGCGTCTGCCATTAAAGTTGCAATCGTAATTTGCTACATGCTTCCCAATCAATTATCTCTACGGTTTagatcaatcgatcgatcgttcggTAGTAGTCTagcttcttattcttcttcttatccAACCTTGCTCCCGGTTTACCAAAACTTTTTCACCCCAAATATGCTGCCCATCAGGTCACGATCGAGAAAGCTGAAGCCGGTATAGTCGGGCGAATCGCCCTGATCGGTTTCGTTCTCCTGCACGCTACTACTATCGGCAccaccgtcatcgtcatcgtcctcctcatcgtcgtcatcatcatcatcgtcatctgtAGCGGAATGCAAGCGAAAGGGAATGCATTTTTATGACGCTCTCGTCGTAAGATGGGAAGTCCAACAAACCCGCTCCCCCCCATACGTACCGAGCGAAAAACCGAACAGCTCCTCCgcttcgtcctcgtcgtcctcatcCTCCTCATCACCCCCCACGTCGATATCATCCACCGGTGGTAGCGGTTCCGGATCCATGACGGACAGGCCACGTGGGCCAAACTTAAAGCAGGACACTCGCAGCACCGCCTCCACCTCGTCGTCCGCGCGCAGCTCCAACCCTAGGCACGCCTTGAAGCCTTCGTTCGCTTTGCGGGAAATGCCATAAACGCGCCCACAGAACCGATTGTAGCCACCGGGCAGGGGCAGGCAAACCGGTGTCGCTCTCCTGGCTGCAATGACACGTCCCGGTGAGTAATGATTTTGATTTCACCTCCTCATACCACACACCACCCTACCTGAGATGACACGGTTCAGGATCATGCGATCGGCAAACTTAATGCCGACCGACATCCGATCGCCATCCAGATACTGGATCACCGCACAGCCCGGCCCCTTCACCGGAAACAGCGGCACGTCAATGTTCCGGCAGCAGTTGCACTCGTACGCGGTGCAGCGGCAGTATCGATTGATCAGGCTCGAGTCGTCCATGTTGACGACGGACGCTTCGCTGACCGTTTCCTGCGGCACCAC contains:
- the LOC120895308 gene encoding A-kinase anchor protein 1, mitochondrial gives rise to the protein MIAGRPLLLLSLPSLAIIVGLVWYRRKFKPDAGDRGGEKSKECESTILSRGVSSTLAEHEPDMRQSSSLPIQQQAGGGGNGAENWDNCSGSGHSSAGSSRSAPIDIVPNKSPSKDDLLGRSHLLEHDNEELSFSPSIDLPGSVVSRYPQNLRKFNQMMEPTKEPVVIRPTKAASLQSGHFRVPDENGNANIATPVSPRSPKKQSPQPKPYAAATESDRLNGNCVPEPDAATIDDVFDPKPESFDERNEQTGSPPLSICSVRSEDSGKGSSPPHSVGPSVTTYEFLVPAFLVAGMLGKQGTFVKQIKQKTGANVIIKRNPDTHNSKICTLEGSQQEIQDALAVIRKKFPQKRFPGLTLQRIEISRVETVIPLSLMNDTCSSLPLVEGINNDVAVSCIINVGHLFVHQPLHPTHLTLNSMQNSLNQSYTQSEAPALPEIVPNAVCVAFVAGSWYRAQVVQNVTESNLVLVKYLDYGGYSMLPPQNLRQIRTDFISVPFQSIECVLSNIQPIDESQNTWSEEATELFRRLTSNAIMQAQVAGYTAEGIPEIYLFSSIAKDNVVFINQEMVARGYARWID
- the LOC120896215 gene encoding LSM12 homolog A; its protein translation is MAGLVQDCFSIGSTVECTTCYNANIEGEVLAFDQQTKMLILKCPSASKSAKLNDVYIVNLAMCSDVQVKKEVCIVPEQPLSLNLERLSTRARNQVEQKRLQISALSAGVSPEGQNLYMAIARTIKQVTWSGPNIVVCKDVTITPPYKVDNVNSSDQRQLSYVKKIVEKHENDQANINQSTSAADIAAN
- the LOC120896214 gene encoding uncharacterized protein LOC120896214 codes for the protein MRFPYTVWTVAIVLCAVLSCSSARKLDSNIAANLIPGSNALGQQKQNAVVDTYEDVSGSETQQDAGSEAVPESTETNEIEDEVASPEVVNEVLEESNVVPQETVSEASVVNMDDSSLINRYCRCTAYECNCCRNIDVPLFPVKGPGCAVIQYLDGDRMSVGIKFADRMILNRVISARRATPVCLPLPGGYNRFCGRVYGISRKANEGFKACLGLELRADDEVEAVLRVSCFKFGPRGLSVMDPEPLPPVDDIDVGGDEEDEDDEDEAEELFGFSLDDDDDDDDDEEDDDDDGGADSSSVQENETDQGDSPDYTGFSFLDRDLMGSIFGVKKFW